The following are encoded in a window of Corythoichthys intestinalis isolate RoL2023-P3 chromosome 8, ASM3026506v1, whole genome shotgun sequence genomic DNA:
- the LOC130920514 gene encoding arf-GAP with dual PH domain-containing protein 2-like has protein sequence MANLERNNKILLDLRRQPWNNTCADCGAPEPDWASYTLCVFLCVNCSGMHRNLPSVSRVKSIRLDHWQDSLVEAMRQRGNFVAKATYEKCVPAFIYQPQQRDCVVLKDQWIRAKYERREFTGEKGYFLQSYGADTIEATLWKKGKDNKQFLKRIFLLSHKDLTLRYFTKKDCRVPKAVMSMKELNAVFQPEKIGHPHGLQITCLQEAQTRNIFVYHENGQVIVSFFNAIRATRLAYLQKKHPTLRHTELIPQITRDCLIEGYMEKTGPTHREPFRKRWFTLCSINRKLLYYKSPLDATELGAVFIGTENYGYSVSMGGRRSSRGSRWHRAITLQTPERQFVFTCEQEQVQREWFEAFGKVISQPMTPEDYANEANFRRCK, from the exons ATGGCTAATCTGGAGAGAAACAACAAAATTCTTCTTGATTTGAGGCGACAGCCTTGGAACAACACATGTGCCGACTGTGGAGCTCCTG AGCCTGACTGGGCCTCCTACACgctttgtgtgtttttgtgtgttaacTGCTCCGGGATGCATCGGAACTTACCCTCTGTTAGCAGAGTCAAGTCCATACGTCTAGACCACTGGCAAGATTCCCTTGTCGAG GCCATGCGTCAGAGAGGGAACTTTGTAGCTAAAGCCACCTATGAGAAATGTGTTCCTGCTTTCATCTACCAGCCGCAGCAGAGAGACTGTGT GGTCCTTAAAGATCAATGGATCCGTGCTAAGTACGAGAGGAGAGAGTTCACGGGAGAAAAAGGCTACTTTCTGCAATCTTACGGTGCAG ACACTATTGAggcgacactgtggaagaagggCAAAGACAACAAGCAGTTTCTCAAAAGGATCTTCCTACTGTCTCACAAGGACTTAACTCTCAGATACTTCACCAAAAAGGAC TGCAGAGTCCCTAAAGCTGTGATGAGCATGAAGGAGCTGAATGCAGTTTTCCAGCCAGAGAAGATTGGCCAcccgcatggcctgcaaatcacCTGCTTGCAGGAGGCACAGACCAGGAATATCTTTGTTTACCACGAGAATGGACAG GTCATTGTTTCCTTTTTTAATGCTATTCGAGCAACACGCTTGGCTTACCTCCAGAAGAAGCATCCAACTCTGCGACACACTGAG TTGATACCTCAGATAACAAGAGACTGCCTCATAGAGGGCTACATGGAGAAAACTGGACCAACG CATCGGGAGCCATTCAGAAAAAGGTGGTTCACTCTGTGCTCTATAAACAGGAAGCTTCTATACTATAAATCACCACTG GACGCCACAGAGCTGGGTGCCGTCTTCATCGGCACAGAGAACTACGGCTATTCGGTGTCAATGGGTGGCAGACGCAGCTCCAGAGGAAGCCGCTGGCACCGAGCCATCACTCTGCAGACACCTGAGAGGCAGTTTGTTTTCACATGCGAGCAGGAACAAGTGCAGCGGGAGTGGTTCGAGGCCTTTGGCAAGGTTATCAGTCAGCCAATGACACCAGAAGATTATGCAA ATGAAGCCAACTTTAGAAGgtgcaaatga
- the atad5b gene encoding ATPase family AAA domain-containing protein 5b isoform X1 — protein MLMFSLENETEGVWRHVQNVSRVLFDIFFLSSMPNKQKRTRNILHYFSHLKEDGIQTDELKGSKRGRCWQAEVKMPPNQCKADVVKMREGVPLPLQSSSLQSNRGHMESPHLLHRFLQDIQASNTAFQVQNVFRMLQKKANERWPDSGMREEKNFDLKKTLKSTEKDSKGPRFNSVTPKAPSSSLSMQFSVETCPRVSKLSRTRRMKRQVPSDCGNSCKDTDKTLETIQKDSSCEDVLWTDKYSPRCANEVIGNILQVSKLHNWLKMWKLHTASSENRTVKQLKSEEKCSGNISTQDTWDCGDFQGDVGSKEPHEEPLCNAMLITGPSGVGKTASVYACAQELGFQVFEVNSSSQRNGRQVLSQLREATQSHLVEMTGKDPLKAAYFSNYNTRGCTPTSEHLAGGKLQPPRKVTLRSKKQTFGGQRSTGTKSSTAVTLTNFKMKAKADQMYGLFPADTPHDKLKQLSEYQTTPQNTNGATSLILFEEVDVIFEDDVGFLAAIKTFMTTTKRPVVLTTNDPTFRERFGGNLEEVIFKKPSVVNLCSYLQLLCLAEGVKMDTEDVRSLVTLTAGDVRRCLLQLQLWVKSGEGATIDGQDAKLPQCSEGCTKRMLGLHPLSRNGLLTFLKNSSWTEADMNKLVESWRRNFPLLYSNLDILIPFRSYKENSVLQSKLTAVDINLVRHGHRLNSMTPSGSSLTCNGHSSSYCLKATQYHRTEQSAANVHLKCLNALADFSELMSYMDATIPTAEALDPAACARDFVWTGAVIKDSLLDETSEVEEWSYNQEKLLEIRAFVEGLGCRRCWSQMSVIWTQAQTCCLEPTLSQFSNGLQLTCQPPIDPIMCQRRYKMSQAVLNSQPFGLLGNRQAIFVDYMPTLRSISRSVRQQKGKQARCVNYLRSLHLGLSKSVLQLLGQDISSTSLTV, from the exons ATGTTAATGTTTAGCTTGGAGAACGAAACGGAAGGAGTATGGCGccatgttcaaaatgtttcaagagtgctttttgacatttttttcttatccagcatgccaaacaaacaaaaacggaCCCGAAATATCCTACATTATTTTTCGCATCTTAAGGAAGACGGCATTCAAACAGATGAG CTGAAAGGCAGTAAACGGGGCAGGTGTTGGCAGGCGGAGGTCAAGATGCCCCCTAATCAATGTAAAGCAGATGTGGTGAAAATGCGTGAGGGGGTGCCACTGCCATTACAATCGTCATCATTGCAGTCCAACAGAGGTCATATGGAGTCGCCTCACCTTCTGCACAGATTTTTGCAAGACATCCAAGCATCCAACACAGCATTCCAGGTCCAGAATGTATTCAGGATGCTGCAGAAGAAAGCCAACGAGAGGTGGCCAGATTCTGGAATGAGAG AAGAGAAGAACTTCGATTTAAAGAAGACACTAAAAAGCACTGAGAAGGACTCCAAAGGCCCAAGATTTAATAGTGTGACTCCAAAGGCGCCAAGTTCCAGCCTCTCGAtgcaattttcagttgaaacgtGCCCCCGTGTGAGCAAGCTCAGCCGCACACGGAGAATGAAGCGGCAAGTTCCAAGTGATTGTGGGAATAGTTGTAAAGATACTGACAAAACACTCGAAACCATCCAAAAAG ATTCCAGTTGTGAGGATGTGCTGTGGACAGACAAGTACAGTCCTCGATGTGCAAATGAAGTTATTGGGAACATCCTCCAAGTGAGCAAATTGCACAA TTGGTTGAAAATGTGGAAACTGCACACCGCCTCAAGTGAGAATCGGACAGTGAAGCAACTAAAAAGTGAAGAAAAGTGCAGCGGAAACATTTCCACGCAAG ACACATGGGATTGTGGAGACTTCCAGGGCGATGTTGGCTCAAAGGAGCCCCATGAGGAGCCGCTGTGCAACGCCATGCTCATCACGGGGCCTTCAGGCGTGGGAAAGACCGCCTCGGTGTACGCCTGCGCACAGGAGCTCGGCTTCCAG GTGTTTGAGGTGAACTCTTCCTCCCAGCGTAATGGCCGCCAGGTTCTGTCTCAGCTAAGGGAGGCAACACAGTCCCACCTGGTGGAGATGACTGGGAAGGACCCTCTGAAAGCGGCCTACTTCAGCAACTACAACACCAGAGGATGCACCCCGACAAGTGAACATTTAGCAG GAGGCAAATTGCAACCTCCCAGAAAAGTTACCCTCCGCtcaaaaaaacagacatttggTGGTCAGAGGAGCACAGGAACGAAAAGCTCAACTGCTGTCACTCTAACAAACTTTAAGATGAAGGCCAAAGCAGATCAAATGTACGGTCTGTTCCCAGCAGACACACCACATGACAAACTGAAACAGCTTTCTGAGTATCAAACGACACCGCAAAACACAAACGGAGCCACATCGCTCATCTTATTTGAAGAG GTTGACGTCATATTTGAAGATGATGTCGGTTTCTTGGCAGCAATCAAGACGTTCATGACGACCACTAAGAGGCCAGTGGTTCTCACCACTAATG ATCCTACGTTCAGAGAGCGATTCGGTGGCAACTTGGAAGAAGTTATTTTCAAGAAGCCATCCGTG GTGAACCTCTGCAGTTACCTGCAACTGCTGTGTTTGGCCGAGGGTGTAAAAATGGACACGGAAGACGTGAGAAGTCTCGTCACGCTTACTGCAGGCGACGTCAGACGTTGCCTTCTCCAGCTTCAGTTGTGGGTGAAGAGCGGTGAAG GTGCGACTATAGATGGACAAGATGCCAAACTTCCCCAGTGTAGTGAAGGTTGCACTAAGCGCATGCTGGGTCTACATCCTTTGAGTCGAAATGGTCTGCTGACCTTTCTGAAG AATTCATCATGGACTGAAGCTGACATGAACAAGCTGGTCGAAAGCTGGAGAAGAAATTTTCCTCTGCTCTACTCCAACCTGGACATACTTATACCCTTTAGGTCCTACAAAGAAAATTCAGTGCTCCAGTCTAAGTTGACAGCAGTAGACATAAACCTTGTAAGGCATGGACATCGCTTAAACAGCATGACGCCATCTGGATCCAGTTTGACATGCAATGGACACAGCAGCTCCTATTGTCTGAAGGCAACGCAATATCACAGGACGGAACAAAGTGCAGCCAATGTACACTTGAAATGTTTGAATGCTCTAGCTGATTTCTCTGAGCTCATGTCATACATGGATGCCACAATACCAACAGCAGAAGCACTTGATCCAGCTGCATGCGCAAGGGATTTTGTCTGGACGGGTGCTGTCATTAAAGACAGTTTGTTAGATGAAACAAGTGAGGTGGAAGAGTGGAGTTACAACCAAGAGAAGCTGTTGGAGATTCGGGCTTTTGTGGAAGGTTTGGGGTGTCGTAGGTGTTGGAGtcaaatgtctgttatttggacTCAAGCACAGACATGCTGTCTTGAACCAACTCTCTCACAGTTTTCCAATGGGTTACAATTAACTTGTCAACCTCCAATTGACCCAAT CATGTGCCAGAGGAGGTACAAGATGAGCCAggcagttttgaacagtcagccCTTTGGACTGCTGGGAAACAGGCAGGCTATATTCGTCGACTATATGCCAACCCTCCGCTCCATCAGCCGCTCTGTGAGGCAGCAAAAAGGCAAACAAGCCAG ATGTGTGAACTACCTCCGAAGCTTACACTTGGGCCTCTCAAAGTCAGTACTCCAACTCTTGGGCCAAGATATCTCAAGCACTAGTCTGACAGTCTAA
- the tefm gene encoding transcription elongation factor, mitochondrial, translated as MWVVRRVLSSVALSRQYGGHPGLFRRPRLGSLSEMELRYLQCTCCWRSRIPVAGMETLNATISPPCEEDDHNVDSAAPLDSNYTSEQRDVILRLLNNASVTELAGVKLLRGRKSVNIVDYRSKHGPFKTLESVVNVPLLKHKSAMVVFQSILNPVKEKKKVRIQLAKFIRPEVDKSWLEDANSIVSLVCGTNRIAWAHMGRGMTIMDWQHLDCPNFLKGTYMASAYLNDVSAVVSALPLADFYIIEKPSISVQNTALFPIMAHMRSVEAMLFSLLEPRNIPQDSNIPPRVLNMMRTAVGRHFGLMVGESRTSGAQTVRQLMTESVTQKMPRINFPPELLVKYRNWFQMSSRRGGGEELCDALLQAVAFYELLSESST; from the exons ATGTGGGTCGTTAGGCGAGTTCTATCGTCTGTTGCCCTTAGTC GTCAGTATGGTGGTCACCCAGGCTTGTTCCGCCGCCCTCGGCTGGGCTCTCTTTCCGAGATGGAGCTGCGCTACCTGCAGTGCACATGCTGCTGGAGGAGCCGAATCCCAGTGGCTGGAATGGAGACCCTCAATGCCACCATCTCACCGCCCTGTGAAGAGGATGACCACAACGTGGATTCCGCCGCTCCTCTAGATTCCAATTACACCTCAGAGCAGCGCGATGTCATCTTGAGGCTGCTGAACAATGCCTCGGTCACAGAGCTGGCAGGCGTCAAACTCCTCCGAGGGCGTAAATCTGTCAACATCGTGGATTACCGAAGCAAACACGGACCCTTTAAGACACTGGAAAGTGTGGTAAACGTGCCACTCCTGAAACACAAAAGTGCCATGGTTGTGTTTCAGTCCATCCTCAACCCAGTGAAGGAGAAGAAGAAGGTGCGCATCCAGCTTGCCAAGTTCATTAGGCCTGAGGTGGACAAATCCTGGCTTGAG GATGCCAATTCCATCGTGTCACTAGTGTGTGGCACAAATCGAATAGCGTGGGCACACATGGGCCGAGGGATGACTATAATGGACTGGCAGCACCTAGACTGCCCAAACTTCCTAAAGGGCACATACATGGCATCTGCCTATTTAAATGAT GTATCCGCAGTGGTGTCTGCTCTACCTTTGGCGGACTTCTACATCATTGAGAAGCCGTCAATTTCGGTGCAGAACACAGCTTTGTTCCCAATTATGGCGCACATGAGGTCGGTGGAGGCCATGCTGTTTTCGCTCCTGGAGCCCAGAAACATCCCACAGGACTCCAACATTCCTCCCAG AGTTCTCAACATGATGCGCACGGCCGTGGGACGTCACTTCGGGCTCATGGTGGGCGAATCCCGGACCAGTGGGGCACAGACGGTACGGCAGCTGATGACAGAGTCCGTCACGCAAAAGATGCCGCGGATAAACTTCCCACCAGAGCTACTGGTGAAGTACAGGAACTGGTTCCAGATGAGCAGCAGAAGAGGCGGAGGAGAGGAACTCTGCGACGCTCTGTTGCAGGCGGTTGCTTTTTACGAACTGCTCAGTGAATCTTCTACCTAG
- the atad5b gene encoding ATPase family AAA domain-containing protein 5b isoform X2, with amino-acid sequence MLMFSLENETEGVWRHVQNVSRVLFDIFFLSSMPNKQKRTRNILHYFSHLKEDGIQTDELKGSKRGRCWQAEVKMPPNQCKADVVKMREGVPLPLQSSSLQSNRGHMESPHLLHRFLQDIQASNTAFQVQNVFRMLQKKANERWPDSGMREKNFDLKKTLKSTEKDSKGPRFNSVTPKAPSSSLSMQFSVETCPRVSKLSRTRRMKRQVPSDCGNSCKDTDKTLETIQKDSSCEDVLWTDKYSPRCANEVIGNILQVSKLHNWLKMWKLHTASSENRTVKQLKSEEKCSGNISTQDTWDCGDFQGDVGSKEPHEEPLCNAMLITGPSGVGKTASVYACAQELGFQVFEVNSSSQRNGRQVLSQLREATQSHLVEMTGKDPLKAAYFSNYNTRGCTPTSEHLAGGKLQPPRKVTLRSKKQTFGGQRSTGTKSSTAVTLTNFKMKAKADQMYGLFPADTPHDKLKQLSEYQTTPQNTNGATSLILFEEVDVIFEDDVGFLAAIKTFMTTTKRPVVLTTNDPTFRERFGGNLEEVIFKKPSVVNLCSYLQLLCLAEGVKMDTEDVRSLVTLTAGDVRRCLLQLQLWVKSGEGATIDGQDAKLPQCSEGCTKRMLGLHPLSRNGLLTFLKNSSWTEADMNKLVESWRRNFPLLYSNLDILIPFRSYKENSVLQSKLTAVDINLVRHGHRLNSMTPSGSSLTCNGHSSSYCLKATQYHRTEQSAANVHLKCLNALADFSELMSYMDATIPTAEALDPAACARDFVWTGAVIKDSLLDETSEVEEWSYNQEKLLEIRAFVEGLGCRRCWSQMSVIWTQAQTCCLEPTLSQFSNGLQLTCQPPIDPIMCQRRYKMSQAVLNSQPFGLLGNRQAIFVDYMPTLRSISRSVRQQKGKQARCVNYLRSLHLGLSKSVLQLLGQDISSTSLTV; translated from the exons ATGTTAATGTTTAGCTTGGAGAACGAAACGGAAGGAGTATGGCGccatgttcaaaatgtttcaagagtgctttttgacatttttttcttatccagcatgccaaacaaacaaaaacggaCCCGAAATATCCTACATTATTTTTCGCATCTTAAGGAAGACGGCATTCAAACAGATGAG CTGAAAGGCAGTAAACGGGGCAGGTGTTGGCAGGCGGAGGTCAAGATGCCCCCTAATCAATGTAAAGCAGATGTGGTGAAAATGCGTGAGGGGGTGCCACTGCCATTACAATCGTCATCATTGCAGTCCAACAGAGGTCATATGGAGTCGCCTCACCTTCTGCACAGATTTTTGCAAGACATCCAAGCATCCAACACAGCATTCCAGGTCCAGAATGTATTCAGGATGCTGCAGAAGAAAGCCAACGAGAGGTGGCCAGATTCTGGAATGAGAG AGAAGAACTTCGATTTAAAGAAGACACTAAAAAGCACTGAGAAGGACTCCAAAGGCCCAAGATTTAATAGTGTGACTCCAAAGGCGCCAAGTTCCAGCCTCTCGAtgcaattttcagttgaaacgtGCCCCCGTGTGAGCAAGCTCAGCCGCACACGGAGAATGAAGCGGCAAGTTCCAAGTGATTGTGGGAATAGTTGTAAAGATACTGACAAAACACTCGAAACCATCCAAAAAG ATTCCAGTTGTGAGGATGTGCTGTGGACAGACAAGTACAGTCCTCGATGTGCAAATGAAGTTATTGGGAACATCCTCCAAGTGAGCAAATTGCACAA TTGGTTGAAAATGTGGAAACTGCACACCGCCTCAAGTGAGAATCGGACAGTGAAGCAACTAAAAAGTGAAGAAAAGTGCAGCGGAAACATTTCCACGCAAG ACACATGGGATTGTGGAGACTTCCAGGGCGATGTTGGCTCAAAGGAGCCCCATGAGGAGCCGCTGTGCAACGCCATGCTCATCACGGGGCCTTCAGGCGTGGGAAAGACCGCCTCGGTGTACGCCTGCGCACAGGAGCTCGGCTTCCAG GTGTTTGAGGTGAACTCTTCCTCCCAGCGTAATGGCCGCCAGGTTCTGTCTCAGCTAAGGGAGGCAACACAGTCCCACCTGGTGGAGATGACTGGGAAGGACCCTCTGAAAGCGGCCTACTTCAGCAACTACAACACCAGAGGATGCACCCCGACAAGTGAACATTTAGCAG GAGGCAAATTGCAACCTCCCAGAAAAGTTACCCTCCGCtcaaaaaaacagacatttggTGGTCAGAGGAGCACAGGAACGAAAAGCTCAACTGCTGTCACTCTAACAAACTTTAAGATGAAGGCCAAAGCAGATCAAATGTACGGTCTGTTCCCAGCAGACACACCACATGACAAACTGAAACAGCTTTCTGAGTATCAAACGACACCGCAAAACACAAACGGAGCCACATCGCTCATCTTATTTGAAGAG GTTGACGTCATATTTGAAGATGATGTCGGTTTCTTGGCAGCAATCAAGACGTTCATGACGACCACTAAGAGGCCAGTGGTTCTCACCACTAATG ATCCTACGTTCAGAGAGCGATTCGGTGGCAACTTGGAAGAAGTTATTTTCAAGAAGCCATCCGTG GTGAACCTCTGCAGTTACCTGCAACTGCTGTGTTTGGCCGAGGGTGTAAAAATGGACACGGAAGACGTGAGAAGTCTCGTCACGCTTACTGCAGGCGACGTCAGACGTTGCCTTCTCCAGCTTCAGTTGTGGGTGAAGAGCGGTGAAG GTGCGACTATAGATGGACAAGATGCCAAACTTCCCCAGTGTAGTGAAGGTTGCACTAAGCGCATGCTGGGTCTACATCCTTTGAGTCGAAATGGTCTGCTGACCTTTCTGAAG AATTCATCATGGACTGAAGCTGACATGAACAAGCTGGTCGAAAGCTGGAGAAGAAATTTTCCTCTGCTCTACTCCAACCTGGACATACTTATACCCTTTAGGTCCTACAAAGAAAATTCAGTGCTCCAGTCTAAGTTGACAGCAGTAGACATAAACCTTGTAAGGCATGGACATCGCTTAAACAGCATGACGCCATCTGGATCCAGTTTGACATGCAATGGACACAGCAGCTCCTATTGTCTGAAGGCAACGCAATATCACAGGACGGAACAAAGTGCAGCCAATGTACACTTGAAATGTTTGAATGCTCTAGCTGATTTCTCTGAGCTCATGTCATACATGGATGCCACAATACCAACAGCAGAAGCACTTGATCCAGCTGCATGCGCAAGGGATTTTGTCTGGACGGGTGCTGTCATTAAAGACAGTTTGTTAGATGAAACAAGTGAGGTGGAAGAGTGGAGTTACAACCAAGAGAAGCTGTTGGAGATTCGGGCTTTTGTGGAAGGTTTGGGGTGTCGTAGGTGTTGGAGtcaaatgtctgttatttggacTCAAGCACAGACATGCTGTCTTGAACCAACTCTCTCACAGTTTTCCAATGGGTTACAATTAACTTGTCAACCTCCAATTGACCCAAT CATGTGCCAGAGGAGGTACAAGATGAGCCAggcagttttgaacagtcagccCTTTGGACTGCTGGGAAACAGGCAGGCTATATTCGTCGACTATATGCCAACCCTCCGCTCCATCAGCCGCTCTGTGAGGCAGCAAAAAGGCAAACAAGCCAG ATGTGTGAACTACCTCCGAAGCTTACACTTGGGCCTCTCAAAGTCAGTACTCCAACTCTTGGGCCAAGATATCTCAAGCACTAGTCTGACAGTCTAA